Proteins from a single region of Gasterosteus aculeatus chromosome Y, fGasAcu3.hap1.1, whole genome shotgun sequence:
- the LOC120812642 gene encoding sorting nexin-33 isoform X3: MSVKAKAIYTFLSENKEEISIQEKEELVIFDQNSVDGWFQGENSRGERGLFPASYVEIIRTRSNSNVTDCSISPAGSLGNDSSHFPSTPNTLLHLQQSYNNDDDDNDDDWDDWDDRSTVVDDGDSPGANGHAHQSPQSNNPNVHYRAKPHMERQDSISSSRKGSMVGRNLNRFSSFVRSGVEAFVLGDVPMMAKIAESYTIEMGPLGPLWKESPQPFSCSVENPTKQTKFKGIKTYISYRVTPSHTRHPVYRRYKHFDWLYNRLLHKFTVISVPHLPEKQATGRFEEDFIEKRKRRLVLWMNHMTSHPVLSQYEGLEHFLMCGDDKQWKLGKRRAEKDEMVGAHFMLTLQIPTEHQDLQDVEERIDTFKFFAKKMDDSVMQLTHVASELVRKHLGGFRKEFQRLGNSFQSVSQAFMLDPPQSSEALNKAISHTGRTYENIGEMFAEQPKYDLFLMLDKLSLYQGLLANFPDIIHLQKGLEEHSG, encoded by the exons ATGTCTGTGAAAGCCAAAGCAATCTACACTTTTCTGagtgaaaacaaagaggagaTCAGCAtccaggagaaggaggagctggtCATCTTCGACCAGAACTCGGTGGACGGCTGGTTTCAGGGGGAGAACagccggggggagaggggcctCTTCCCCGCGTCCTACGTGGAGATTATTCGCACGCGCTCAAACTCgaacgtgaccgactgctccatAAGCCCGGCGGGATCCCTGGGAAACGACTCCTCACATTTCCCCTCAACCCCGAACACCTTGCTGCACTTGCAGcagagttacaacaacgacgacGATGACAACGACGACGACTGGGATGACTGGGACGATAGATCGACAGTGGTGGACGACGGGGACAGCCCCGGGGCCAACGGGCATGCCCATCAGAGCCCCCAGTCCAACAACCCAAATGTGCACTACCGGGCCAAGCCCCACatggagagacaggacagcATCTCCAGCTCGAGGAAGGGCAGCATGGTGGGCAGGAACTTGAACAGGTTCTCCAGCTTTGTCCGCTCAGGGGTGGAGGCCTTTGTGCTGGGCGACGTGCCCATGATGGCAAAGATAGCGGAGTCGTACACCATCGAGATGGGCCCCCTGGGGCCCCTGTGGAAGGAGAGCCCACAGCCGTTCTCCTGCTCCGTTGAGAACCCCACGAAACAGACCAAGTTCAAGGGCATCAAGACGTACATCTCGTACCGGGTCACGCCGAGTCACACGAGGCATCCCGTCTACAGGCGCTACAAACATTTCGACTGGCTCTACAACCGCCTGCTGCACAAGTTCACTGTGATCTCCGTGCCTCACCTGCCCGAGAAGCAGGCCACGGGGCGATTTGAGGAAGACTTCATCGAAAAGCGCAAGAGGCGACTGGTACTGTGGATGAATCACATGACCAGCCACCCGGTCCTCTCCCAGTATGAGGGCCTCGAACACTTTCTGATGTGCGGCGATGACAAGCAGTGGAAGCTCGGCAAGAGGCGGGCGGAGAAGGACGAGATGGTGGGAGCCCATTTCATGTTGACCCTGCAGATCCCCACCGAGCACCAGGACCTCCAGGATGTGGAGGAGCGCATCGACACCTTCAAGTTCTTCGCCAAGAAGATGGACGACAGCGTGATGCAGCTCACGCACGTCGCCTCGGAGCTGGTGCGCAAGCACCTGGGCGGGTTCAGGAAGGAGTTCCAGCGGCTGGGAAATTCTTTCCAGTCCGTGAGCCAGGCGTTCATGCTTGATCCTCCCCAAAGTTCAGAGGCCCTCAACAAAGCCATCTCCCATACGGGCCGCACCTACGAGAACATTGGAGAGATGTTCGCAGAGCAACCCAAGTACGACCTCTTCCTCATGCTGGACAAGCTGTCGCTCTACCAAGGCCTGCTCGCCAACTTCCCCGACATCATTCATCTACAGAAAG GTCTCGAAGAGCactctggatga
- the LOC120812642 gene encoding sorting nexin-33 isoform X2, with product MSVKAKAIYTFLSENKEEISIQEKEELVIFDQNSVDGWFQGENSRGERGLFPASYVEIIRTRSNSNVTDCSISPAGSLGNDSSHFPSTPNTLLHLQQSYNNDDDDNDDDWDDWDDRSTVVDDGDSPGANGHAHQSPQSNNPNVHYRAKPHMERQDSISSSRKGSMVGRNLNRFSSFVRSGVEAFVLGDVPMMAKIAESYTIEMGPLGPLWKESPQPFSCSVENPTKQTKFKGIKTYISYRVTPSHTRHPVYRRYKHFDWLYNRLLHKFTVISVPHLPEKQATGRFEEDFIEKRKRRLVLWMNHMTSHPVLSQYEGLEHFLMCGDDKQWKLGKRRAEKDEMVGAHFMLTLQIPTEHQDLQDVEERIDTFKFFAKKMDDSVMQLTHVASELVRKHLGGFRKEFQRLGNSFQSVSQAFMLDPPQSSEALNKAISHTGRTYENIGEMFAEQPKYDLFLMLDKLSLYQGLLANFPDIIHLQKASGASAVRCLGVLMALTCSARHTCYQKNQENSMASQSVTSCWEIQRILSWTGS from the exons ATGTCTGTGAAAGCCAAAGCAATCTACACTTTTCTGagtgaaaacaaagaggagaTCAGCAtccaggagaaggaggagctggtCATCTTCGACCAGAACTCGGTGGACGGCTGGTTTCAGGGGGAGAACagccggggggagaggggcctCTTCCCCGCGTCCTACGTGGAGATTATTCGCACGCGCTCAAACTCgaacgtgaccgactgctccatAAGCCCGGCGGGATCCCTGGGAAACGACTCCTCACATTTCCCCTCAACCCCGAACACCTTGCTGCACTTGCAGcagagttacaacaacgacgacGATGACAACGACGACGACTGGGATGACTGGGACGATAGATCGACAGTGGTGGACGACGGGGACAGCCCCGGGGCCAACGGGCATGCCCATCAGAGCCCCCAGTCCAACAACCCAAATGTGCACTACCGGGCCAAGCCCCACatggagagacaggacagcATCTCCAGCTCGAGGAAGGGCAGCATGGTGGGCAGGAACTTGAACAGGTTCTCCAGCTTTGTCCGCTCAGGGGTGGAGGCCTTTGTGCTGGGCGACGTGCCCATGATGGCAAAGATAGCGGAGTCGTACACCATCGAGATGGGCCCCCTGGGGCCCCTGTGGAAGGAGAGCCCACAGCCGTTCTCCTGCTCCGTTGAGAACCCCACGAAACAGACCAAGTTCAAGGGCATCAAGACGTACATCTCGTACCGGGTCACGCCGAGTCACACGAGGCATCCCGTCTACAGGCGCTACAAACATTTCGACTGGCTCTACAACCGCCTGCTGCACAAGTTCACTGTGATCTCCGTGCCTCACCTGCCCGAGAAGCAGGCCACGGGGCGATTTGAGGAAGACTTCATCGAAAAGCGCAAGAGGCGACTGGTACTGTGGATGAATCACATGACCAGCCACCCGGTCCTCTCCCAGTATGAGGGCCTCGAACACTTTCTGATGTGCGGCGATGACAAGCAGTGGAAGCTCGGCAAGAGGCGGGCGGAGAAGGACGAGATGGTGGGAGCCCATTTCATGTTGACCCTGCAGATCCCCACCGAGCACCAGGACCTCCAGGATGTGGAGGAGCGCATCGACACCTTCAAGTTCTTCGCCAAGAAGATGGACGACAGCGTGATGCAGCTCACGCACGTCGCCTCGGAGCTGGTGCGCAAGCACCTGGGCGGGTTCAGGAAGGAGTTCCAGCGGCTGGGAAATTCTTTCCAGTCCGTGAGCCAGGCGTTCATGCTTGATCCTCCCCAAAGTTCAGAGGCCCTCAACAAAGCCATCTCCCATACGGGCCGCACCTACGAGAACATTGGAGAGATGTTCGCAGAGCAACCCAAGTACGACCTCTTCCTCATGCTGGACAAGCTGTCGCTCTACCAAGGCCTGCTCGCCAACTTCCCCGACATCATTCATCTACAGAAAG CTTCTGGAGCATCAGCTGTAAGATGCCTGGGTGTGCTCATGGCGCTAACGTGCTCAGCCAGGCACACCTGTTACCAAAA GAACCAAGAGAATTCGATGGCGTCTCAatcggtcacttcctgttgggagATCCAGCGTATCCTCTCATGGACTGGATCATGA
- the LOC120812642 gene encoding sorting nexin-33 isoform X1, which translates to MSVKAKAIYTFLSENKEEISIQEKEELVIFDQNSVDGWFQGENSRGERGLFPASYVEIIRTRSNSNVTDCSISPAGSLGNDSSHFPSTPNTLLHLQQSYNNDDDDNDDDWDDWDDRSTVVDDGDSPGANGHAHQSPQSNNPNVHYRAKPHMERQDSISSSRKGSMVGRNLNRFSSFVRSGVEAFVLGDVPMMAKIAESYTIEMGPLGPLWKESPQPFSCSVENPTKQTKFKGIKTYISYRVTPSHTRHPVYRRYKHFDWLYNRLLHKFTVISVPHLPEKQATGRFEEDFIEKRKRRLVLWMNHMTSHPVLSQYEGLEHFLMCGDDKQWKLGKRRAEKDEMVGAHFMLTLQIPTEHQDLQDVEERIDTFKFFAKKMDDSVMQLTHVASELVRKHLGGFRKEFQRLGNSFQSVSQAFMLDPPQSSEALNKAISHTGRTYENIGEMFAEQPKYDLFLMLDKLSLYQGLLANFPDIIHLQKGAFAKVKESQRMSDDGKMDQDEADGIRKRCRTVGFALQAEMSHFHRQREVDFKDVMQAYLTEQIAFYQRVVQQLERTLHMYDCL; encoded by the exons ATGTCTGTGAAAGCCAAAGCAATCTACACTTTTCTGagtgaaaacaaagaggagaTCAGCAtccaggagaaggaggagctggtCATCTTCGACCAGAACTCGGTGGACGGCTGGTTTCAGGGGGAGAACagccggggggagaggggcctCTTCCCCGCGTCCTACGTGGAGATTATTCGCACGCGCTCAAACTCgaacgtgaccgactgctccatAAGCCCGGCGGGATCCCTGGGAAACGACTCCTCACATTTCCCCTCAACCCCGAACACCTTGCTGCACTTGCAGcagagttacaacaacgacgacGATGACAACGACGACGACTGGGATGACTGGGACGATAGATCGACAGTGGTGGACGACGGGGACAGCCCCGGGGCCAACGGGCATGCCCATCAGAGCCCCCAGTCCAACAACCCAAATGTGCACTACCGGGCCAAGCCCCACatggagagacaggacagcATCTCCAGCTCGAGGAAGGGCAGCATGGTGGGCAGGAACTTGAACAGGTTCTCCAGCTTTGTCCGCTCAGGGGTGGAGGCCTTTGTGCTGGGCGACGTGCCCATGATGGCAAAGATAGCGGAGTCGTACACCATCGAGATGGGCCCCCTGGGGCCCCTGTGGAAGGAGAGCCCACAGCCGTTCTCCTGCTCCGTTGAGAACCCCACGAAACAGACCAAGTTCAAGGGCATCAAGACGTACATCTCGTACCGGGTCACGCCGAGTCACACGAGGCATCCCGTCTACAGGCGCTACAAACATTTCGACTGGCTCTACAACCGCCTGCTGCACAAGTTCACTGTGATCTCCGTGCCTCACCTGCCCGAGAAGCAGGCCACGGGGCGATTTGAGGAAGACTTCATCGAAAAGCGCAAGAGGCGACTGGTACTGTGGATGAATCACATGACCAGCCACCCGGTCCTCTCCCAGTATGAGGGCCTCGAACACTTTCTGATGTGCGGCGATGACAAGCAGTGGAAGCTCGGCAAGAGGCGGGCGGAGAAGGACGAGATGGTGGGAGCCCATTTCATGTTGACCCTGCAGATCCCCACCGAGCACCAGGACCTCCAGGATGTGGAGGAGCGCATCGACACCTTCAAGTTCTTCGCCAAGAAGATGGACGACAGCGTGATGCAGCTCACGCACGTCGCCTCGGAGCTGGTGCGCAAGCACCTGGGCGGGTTCAGGAAGGAGTTCCAGCGGCTGGGAAATTCTTTCCAGTCCGTGAGCCAGGCGTTCATGCTTGATCCTCCCCAAAGTTCAGAGGCCCTCAACAAAGCCATCTCCCATACGGGCCGCACCTACGAGAACATTGGAGAGATGTTCGCAGAGCAACCCAAGTACGACCTCTTCCTCATGCTGGACAAGCTGTCGCTCTACCAAGGCCTGCTCGCCAACTTCCCCGACATCATTCATCTACAGAAAG GTGCCTTTGCCAAGGTGAAGGAGAGCCAGCGGATGAGCGATGACGGGAAGATGGACCAGGACGAGGCCGACGGCATCAGGAAACGCTGCCGGACGGTCGGCTTCGCCCTGCAGGCCGAGATGAGCCACTTCCACCGGCAGAGAGAGGTGGACTTCAAAGACGTGATGCAGGCCTACCTCACGGAGCAGATTGCCTTCTACCAGCGCGTCGTCCAGCAGCTGGAGCGCACACTTCACATGTACGACTGTCTGTGA